One part of the Microbulbifer sp. THAF38 genome encodes these proteins:
- a CDS encoding acetolactate synthase large subunit has translation MKASDLFVRALEAEGVEYVFGIPGEENLDMLESLRGSKIQLILTRHEQAAGFMAATYGRLTGKSGVCLSTLGPGATNLVTAAAYAQLGGMPMVLITGQKPIKSSKQGQFQIIDIVDMMRPLTKFTKTLVGGDYVPAHVREAFRRSEEERPGAAHLEFPEDIAREHSSMPVLEISYSRRPIAEEKAIRKAAEAITASRKPLLLIGAGANRKLTSKMLRKFVEKLGIPAITTQMGKGVIDESGPHFIGNTALSDEDFIHRAIGQADLIINVGHDVVEKPPFFMRPGGPEVVHINFNAAQVDPVYFPQIEVIGDIANSLWQLQESLEPQEHWSFSDAHRIRSALLKQIEAGASVDTFPIRPQRLVKDVREVMPEKGVIALDNGMFKIWFARNYPAYYPNTVLLDNALATMGAGLPSAMAAKLVCPDRRVLAICGDGGFMMNSQEIETAVRLKLDLIVLILRDDAYGMIKWKQSMMELKNFGLDFGNPDFVAYAKSYGAEGHRIEATDELKPMIEKCCKEGGVHLIDVPMDYSHNDRILNHEIKDLASKL, from the coding sequence ATGAAAGCATCCGATTTATTTGTGCGCGCCCTGGAAGCCGAGGGGGTTGAATATGTTTTTGGTATTCCCGGCGAGGAAAACCTCGACATGTTGGAGTCTCTGCGGGGCTCCAAAATACAATTGATCCTTACTCGCCACGAGCAAGCCGCAGGTTTTATGGCCGCCACTTATGGCCGCCTCACCGGCAAGTCCGGTGTCTGCTTGTCGACTTTGGGGCCAGGCGCCACCAATCTCGTCACCGCAGCGGCTTATGCCCAGCTGGGTGGGATGCCCATGGTATTAATCACCGGCCAAAAGCCCATCAAGAGTTCGAAGCAAGGGCAATTCCAGATTATTGATATCGTGGACATGATGCGCCCCCTCACCAAGTTCACCAAAACCCTCGTCGGTGGGGATTATGTGCCGGCACATGTGCGTGAAGCCTTTCGACGCTCCGAGGAAGAGCGACCCGGTGCCGCACACCTGGAGTTTCCTGAGGATATTGCCCGTGAGCACTCTTCTATGCCAGTGCTCGAAATCAGTTATTCCCGCCGCCCCATTGCCGAAGAGAAAGCCATTCGCAAAGCGGCTGAGGCTATTACCGCCTCACGCAAGCCCTTATTACTGATAGGCGCTGGCGCAAATAGAAAGCTGACCTCGAAGATGCTGAGGAAGTTCGTCGAGAAGTTGGGGATTCCCGCGATCACCACGCAGATGGGCAAAGGGGTAATCGATGAGTCTGGGCCACACTTTATCGGTAACACGGCCTTATCCGATGAGGACTTTATTCATCGCGCAATCGGGCAGGCGGACCTGATTATCAATGTGGGTCACGATGTGGTGGAGAAACCGCCGTTTTTTATGCGCCCTGGCGGGCCCGAAGTTGTACACATCAACTTTAATGCGGCCCAAGTGGACCCAGTTTATTTTCCGCAGATAGAAGTGATTGGGGATATTGCAAATAGCCTATGGCAGCTGCAGGAGAGCCTTGAGCCCCAGGAGCATTGGAGTTTTAGCGATGCCCATCGCATACGTTCGGCGCTGCTGAAGCAAATAGAGGCGGGGGCGAGTGTGGATACCTTCCCTATACGGCCTCAGCGTTTAGTGAAGGATGTTCGTGAGGTGATGCCAGAGAAGGGCGTGATTGCCCTGGATAATGGCATGTTCAAGATCTGGTTTGCCCGCAATTATCCAGCCTACTACCCGAACACCGTACTTTTAGATAACGCCCTGGCCACGATGGGGGCCGGTCTACCATCGGCTATGGCAGCCAAGCTGGTCTGCCCCGATCGCAGGGTGTTGGCGATCTGTGGAGACGGTGGTTTTATGATGAATTCACAGGAAATAGAAACCGCTGTACGCCTGAAGTTGGACCTGATTGTGTTGATTCTTCGTGATGATGCCTATGGCATGATCAAGTGGAAGCAATCCATGATGGAGCTTAAAAACTTCGGGCTCGATTTTGGCAACCCTGATTTTGTCGCCTATGCGAAATCTTATGGTGCTGAGGGTCATCGCATAGAGGCAACAGATGAATTGAAGCCGATGATTGAGAAGTGCTGTAAGGAGGGAGGGGTGCACTTGATTGATGTCCCCATGGATTACAGCCATAACGATCGGATTTTGAATCATGAAATTAAGGATTTGGCGAGCAAGCTATAG
- a CDS encoding MFS transporter yields the protein MSAMSRLALLAVVFVDLMGQGLLFPIISELVMSTKFHFLPSDTPQPTRHLFYGIVISSFFLAWFLGSVYVAKLSDSIGRKSAMVLCLVGALAGYTITIVALFTSSLWLLILGRVVSGFTAGNQPIAQAAMIDASRSELEASKNLGLLVAGMSAGAVAGPIIAGVLADQALLGNIASIQLPFYFALLLVAVTLGLILAFYHDSRKPTAPVQLRFLDLFRQFVHLKDRPQVVRLCPAYLSFMLVHLSFYIFITNYLNSRFQLGLLGTSMAMLFMGIAVGISSIFLVKPVLSRWSKPLIIKVSAFIIGACALVFAFSGQVWLCYVSVFIAYLCFGLAYPALLHLFAQSVDESEQGWVMGIATAGFTIVATLISLLGGGAMEINIRLPFFITALAAVFVLILIRLGWRSRAMKKIIEK from the coding sequence ATGTCCGCGATGAGCCGCCTGGCCCTGCTGGCTGTGGTATTTGTCGACCTAATGGGACAAGGGCTGCTTTTTCCCATCATCAGTGAGCTGGTCATGTCGACTAAGTTTCACTTTCTGCCAAGCGATACCCCGCAACCCACACGCCATCTTTTCTATGGCATCGTTATTAGTAGCTTTTTCCTGGCTTGGTTTTTGGGGTCTGTATATGTCGCGAAGCTATCCGACAGCATCGGACGCAAGAGTGCAATGGTGCTCTGTCTGGTTGGTGCACTGGCAGGCTACACCATCACGATTGTAGCGCTATTCACCAGTAGCCTGTGGTTGCTGATATTGGGGCGTGTAGTGAGTGGATTTACCGCAGGCAATCAACCCATCGCCCAGGCGGCAATGATTGATGCCAGCCGCAGCGAACTGGAAGCCTCCAAAAATCTGGGGCTGCTGGTGGCGGGAATGAGTGCTGGGGCAGTAGCCGGGCCAATTATCGCCGGCGTATTAGCCGACCAGGCGCTGCTGGGCAATATCGCGAGTATTCAGCTCCCTTTTTATTTCGCGCTGTTGTTGGTTGCCGTTACCCTAGGTCTGATTTTGGCGTTTTATCACGATAGCCGGAAACCTACGGCACCTGTTCAATTACGCTTCCTCGACTTGTTCAGGCAATTTGTACACCTGAAAGACCGCCCACAGGTTGTCAGACTATGCCCGGCCTACCTGAGCTTTATGCTGGTACACCTCAGTTTTTATATCTTTATCACCAACTACTTGAACAGCCGCTTTCAACTCGGGTTACTGGGAACCAGTATGGCCATGCTGTTTATGGGAATCGCCGTGGGTATTTCCAGTATTTTTCTGGTGAAGCCCGTGTTATCCCGTTGGAGCAAGCCCCTGATCATTAAAGTGTCGGCTTTCATCATAGGCGCTTGTGCTCTGGTGTTTGCCTTTAGCGGTCAGGTTTGGCTGTGCTATGTGAGTGTGTTTATCGCTTATTTATGCTTTGGGCTTGCTTATCCAGCACTACTACATCTATTTGCCCAGAGTGTGGATGAGAGCGAACAGGGCTGGGTAATGGGTATCGCCACGGCCGGATTTACTATAGTAGCGACTCTTATCTCGCTGTTGGGCGGCGGTGCCATGGAGATCAATATCCGGCTGCCATTCTTTATAACTGCCCTCGCAGCCGTCTTTGTTTTGATACTGATTCGGCTCGGCTGGCGTAGTCGCGCGATGAAAAAAATTATTGAAAAGTAA